The DNA window ACCCCTTAATGACAATCTCCATACCAATTTCAAAACCCCCGTTGCTCTCAAGCGCCAATGAGCTGACCATCCTCTTACGGTAAAGCTTGAAACTGTTGGTTACGTCCCGAGTAGGAATTCCGGCGATATATCGGAGACTGAAACCAGCAAAGCAAGAAAGGCTCTTCTTCAGTAATGGACCCCCAATCTGTTTGCCGCCGCTGGCGTATCGAGACCCGCACACAATATCAAACCCTTCACGTCCCAGATTCATCATTCGATCAACGACACTGTAATCATCAGAAAGGTCCGCCATAGTAACAAGCAGATATTCTTCTTTAGCCAGTGACAACCCTGTTTTGATCGCGCTCAACACCCCTGGAGACTTACTTTTCAAAAACCTCACGTCCACGCCTTTCGCCCGGAACCCATGCGCCACGGGCAGAGTATTATCGTCATCGAAATCATAAACAATGTAAATACTGTGCGAGGTCGTTACGTGTTCTTCTATGGCAGAGATCGTAGGGCCTATATTTTCCGCTTCGTTGTATACGGGAATGATGATACCAAGATCCTTCACAGGCTAAATACCGCCTATCCTGATCTGGTTCTCTACCCATGGTATGACTTCGTCCAGAGCCTGTCCCAATGTGGTTCCCGCATCAAAACCCAAGATGTTTCTTGCCTTCACTACACTTGGTATCCTCTTTTGAACATCATATCTAAAAGGGTCGTCACTCACGTATCTGAATGGAATGTTCGGCTTTATTTTCGCCCAGATTGTCTGAGCAAGTTCAAGAACACTGGTTGACTCAGCTGTTGAAAGATTAAAGTCCTGGTTTATCGCCTTTTCGCTTTCAATGCAAAGGCGGATTCCTATTGCCAGGTCTCCTGCATAAGTATAATGACGAATCTGATTCCCAGCTCCAAGGATGTGCAGCGGGTCCTGCCCCTTGAGTACCTTCTGGACTAAATCAGGCACTACGTGGCTCATGGCCAGCTTAATATCTCCTGAATAAACTTCTTTATCATATACTGCCCTTTTTTCACCTATGCCAACGGCATTGAACGGTCGTATGATAGTGTAAGGCAATTCATATTGTTCATATGCTCCCTTGGCAAAGTATTCACAGGCGAGCTTCTGAAATCCGTATGTGGAAAGCGGGGGCGGGCATTTAAGCTGTTCTCCTTCAGGGGTCGGGTACGTAAAAGTCGATTCGAAAACCATGGAAGAAGAGACAACATTTATCTTCTTCAGCCGGCATTTCTTGAAAGCCCAAATTGCCGTATCAAACGTGGCGGCCATGATTCTTTCGTTTTCAGCCAGCAGATCATAGGCCAGTTCGTGAAACAGCGATATTCCTCCGATAATTGCAGCAAGAGCCACTATTTGGTCACAGTCGGAAGCCAGTTCCTTAAAAAGATCTATATTTTTTACATCGCCCTCGACAAAGTGAAAATTAGGATGTTTATCATAACTTTTAGTTACTTTTCCATATTTTGAAAAATTATCAATACCTACAACCTTATGACCACGATCCAGTAATTCCTGCACGAGGTATCCGCCGATAAAACCAGCCGATCCACTCACAAGTATTTTCATCAGAAATGTCCCCCCTTCCCGAAAAAGTTCCAGATATCAACAACCTCTTTGGAATAATTGTCGATTTCTATCCCTTTGTACTGGCTGTGCGGCGCCCCCAAAATCAAAATATCGGATTGCTCCAGAACCAATTCTATGGGAATTAGCGAATCACTTCTGACATAGGGATCAGTGCACAACACTTTTTTTGCTTCAATTTCGAGAATCTTTTTAAGTTTAAATGATAGTGATTCACGAATATCGTCGTTGTCGCCTTTAAAAGCCATTCCTAAAATTCCTACTGTCTTCTCGTGAAGTGGATACCTGTTTTTCAGTCGCTCGACGATAAAATTGGGAAGCCCCTCGTTAATCAGCATTGCCGCGTGCCCCAGAAAAAAGGAGTTGTT is part of the Syntrophobacterales bacterium genome and encodes:
- a CDS encoding glycosyltransferase codes for the protein MKDLGIIIPVYNEAENIGPTISAIEEHVTTSHSIYIVYDFDDDNTLPVAHGFRAKGVDVRFLKSKSPGVLSAIKTGLSLAKEEYLLVTMADLSDDYSVVDRMMNLGREGFDIVCGSRYASGGKQIGGPLLKKSLSCFAGFSLRYIAGIPTRDVTNSFKLYRKRMVSSLALESNGGFEIGMEIVIKGYFEGYRITEIPCLWQDRLEGMSRFKIMKWMPKYLKWYFFALRKSLLLSEKKRDRH
- a CDS encoding NAD(P)-dependent oxidoreductase, with protein sequence MKILVSGSAGFIGGYLVQELLDRGHKVVGIDNFSKYGKVTKSYDKHPNFHFVEGDVKNIDLFKELASDCDQIVALAAIIGGISLFHELAYDLLAENERIMAATFDTAIWAFKKCRLKKINVVSSSMVFESTFTYPTPEGEQLKCPPPLSTYGFQKLACEYFAKGAYEQYELPYTIIRPFNAVGIGEKRAVYDKEVYSGDIKLAMSHVVPDLVQKVLKGQDPLHILGAGNQIRHYTYAGDLAIGIRLCIESEKAINQDFNLSTAESTSVLELAQTIWAKIKPNIPFRYVSDDPFRYDVQKRIPSVVKARNILGFDAGTTLGQALDEVIPWVENQIRIGGI